The Mauremys reevesii isolate NIE-2019 linkage group 13, ASM1616193v1, whole genome shotgun sequence genome contains a region encoding:
- the LOC120380123 gene encoding olfactory receptor 6B1-like: MEWENDTRFQEFILIGFPTVPELQVLLFMVFLAAYLLTLLENVVIITLIKTNNNLQKPMYFFLSNLSFLEAWYISVTVPKLLANFLLESKSISFVGCMTQLYFFSSLICTECVLLAVMAYDRYVAICNPLRYPVMMTHRLCLQLAVGSWLVGFLASMLKVIFISQLSFCGSNVINHFFCDISPLLNMACTDMTVAEIVDFILALFILLVPLSITIVSYVCIIGTILCIPTAQGKRKAFSTCASHLTVVVIFFSATLFMYARPKRIHPFDLNKLVSVVYTIVTPMLNPFIYCLRNQEVKGALRRAFCGVNAVHKVPILVTISQ, translated from the coding sequence ATGGAGTGGGAGAATGACACCAGATTCCAGGAGTTCATCCTGATTGGATTCCCAACTGTCCCAGAGCTGCAAGTGCTTCTCTTCATGGTATTCTTGGCGGCTTATTTGCTGACCCTCCTGGAGAACGTGGTCATCATCACCCTGATCAAGACAAACAATAACCTCCAGAagcccatgtatttcttcctcagcAACCTCTCCTTCCTGGAGGCCTGGTACATCTCAGTCACTGTCCCAAAACTGCTGGCTAATTTTCTATTGGAGAGCAAGAGCATCTCCTTTGTGGGATGCATGACACAACTCTACTTCTTCAGCTCCCTCATATGCACCGAGTGCGTGCTCCTGGCCGTCATGGCCTATGACCGGTATGTGGCCATCTGCAACCCACTGCGCTACCCTGTCATGATGACTCACCGGCTCTGCCTGCAACTAGCAGTGGGCTCCTGGCTAGTGGGCTTCCTGGCTTCCATGCTGAAGGTCATCTTCATTTCCCAGCTGTCATTCTGTGGGTCCAATGTCATCAACCACTTCTTCTGTGATATCAGTCCTTTATTGAACATGGCCTGCACAGACATGACGGTGGCAGAGATAGTGGACTTCATCCTGGCTTTGTTCATCCTTCTGGTCCCGCTGTCCATCACCATTGTCTCCTATGTCTGCATCATCGGCACCATCTTGTGCATCCCCACCGCCCAGGGCAAGAGGAAGGCCTTCTCCACTTGCGCTTCCCACCTCACTGTCGTTGTCATCTTCTTCTCAGCCACCCTCTTCATGTATGCCCGGCCCAAGAGGATCCACCCTTTTGACTTGAACAAACTGGTTTCAGTGGTGTACACGATTGTCACGCCCATGCTAAACCCCTTCATTTACTGCCTGAGGAACCAGGAAGTGAAGGGAGCTCTGAGGAGAGCTTTCTGTGGTGTGAATGCTGTCCACAAGGTTCCTATCCTGGTCACCATCTCTCAGTAG
- the LOC120380124 gene encoding olfactory receptor 6B1-like has product MEQDNHTRVREFILLGFPTILELQVLLFVVFLTMYVLTILQNVVIITLIRTNHHLHKPMYFFLSHLSFLEVWYISVTVPKLLVNFLAENKSISFMDCMAQLYFFIALVCTECVLLAVMAYDRYVAICHPLRYPAIMSHRLCLQLAVGSWLAGFLISMLKVFFISRLSFCGPNVINHFFCDISPLLNLSCTDMTMAEMVDFVFALIILLIPLSITIASYVCIIGTIVCIPTAQGRWKAFSTCTSHLTVVVIFFSATLFMYARPRRIHSFNLNKLVSVMYTIVTPMLNPFIYCLRNQEVKGALRKMLCVKNAVPKVFSSDH; this is encoded by the coding sequence ATGGAGCAGGACAACCACACCAGAGTCCGGGAGTTCATTCTGCTGGGGTTCCCGACCAtcctggagctgcaggtgctgctcTTTGTGGTATTCCTCACCATGTACGTGTTGACCATCCTGCAGAATGTGGTCATCATCACCCTGATCAGGACAAACCATCACCTTCACAagcccatgtatttcttcctcagtCACCTCTCCTTCCTGGAGGTTTGGTACATTTCAGTCACTGTTCCAAAACTGCTGGTGAATTTCCTGGCAGAGAATAAGAGCATCTCCTTCATGGACTGCATGGCCCAGCTCTACTTCTTCATCGCCCTGGTCTGCACCGAGTGCGTCCTCCTGGCCGTCATGGCCTATGACCGGtatgtggccatctgccaccCACTGCGCTACCCAGCCATCATGAGCCACCGGCTCTGCCTGCAGCTGGCAGtgggctcctggctggctggcttcctCATCTCCATGCTGAAAGTCTTCTTCATCTCCCGGCTGTCATTCTGCGGCCCCAATGTCATCAACCACTTCTTCTGTGACATCTCCCCGCTGCTCAACCTCTCCTGCACTGACATGACGATGGCAGAGATGGTGGACTTTGTCTTTGCCTTGATCATCCTGCTCATCCCGCTCTCCATCACCATTGCCTCATACGTCTGCATCATCGGCACCATTGTGTGCATCCCcaccgcccagggcaggtggaaagccttctccacctgtaCTTCCCACCTCACTGTGGTTGTCATCTTCTTCTCGGCCACCCTCTTCATGTATGCCCGGCCCCGGAGGATCCACTCCTTCAACCTCAACAAGCTGGTGTCAGTTATGTACACGATTGTGACCCCCATGCTAAACCCCTTCATCTATTGCCTGAGGAACCAGGAGGTGAAGGGAGCACTAAGAAAGATGCTGTGTGTCAAGAATGCTGTCCCCAAGGTCTTCAGCAGTGACCACTAG
- the LOC120380125 gene encoding olfactory receptor 5V1-like has protein sequence MENIEWSNQTFITEFILLGFGNLPELQFPLFLLFLVIYIVTMAGNILTLALVVTDRHLHTPMYFFLGNLSCLETCYASTILPRMLAGLLTGDRTISYSGCITQLYFFVFMVTAECFLLLVMSYDRYVAICNPLHYAALMRSWVRIQLVSGSWTMAFFTSTLITLLMARLTFCGPNNIDHFFCDFAPMLKLSCSDTSLIELVDLLLCFAIIVPTFLLTVISYVCIITTILRIPSTTGRQKAFSTCSSHLIVVATFYGSLIIIYMIPAAGTAGDLHKVFSVFYTVLTPLVNPLIYSLRNKEVKEALKKAGGKLSAFIRR, from the coding sequence ATGGAAAATATCGAGTGGAGCAATCAAACATTCATCACAGAATTCATCCTATTGGGATTCGGGAATCTCCCAGAACTGCAGTTTCCTCTCTTCCTGCTGTTCCTAGTGATCTATATTGTGACCATGGCCGGGAACATCCTCACTCTTGCACTAGTTGTGACTGATCGGCACCTTCACACAcctatgtacttcttcctggggaatttgtcctgcttggagacctgctatgcctccaccatcctgcccagaATGCTGGCCggtctcctgactggggacagaacAATTTCATATAGTGGCTGCATCACACAACTGTACTTCTTTGTATTCATGGTGACAGCCGAATGTTTCCTCCTATTAGTCATGTCTTATGACCGCTACGTAGCAATATGCAATCCCTTGCATTATGCAGCACTTATGAGAAGCTGGGTTCGCATACAGCTAGTGTCTGGCTCTTGGACAATGGCCTTCTTTACTAGTACCTTGATAACTCTTTTGATGGCCAGGTTAACATTCTGTGGCCCCAACAATattgaccatttcttttgtgattttgCCCCGATGCTCAAACTCTCCTGCAGCGACACCAGCCTGATTGAACTGGTAGATCTACTACTGTGTTTCGCAATTATAGTTCCTACATTCCTGTTAACCGTGATATCCTATGTTTGTATCATCaccaccatcctgagaatcccCTCCACCACCGGGAGGCAAaaggccttctccacctgctcctcccacctcatcGTAGTTGCTACTTTCTATGGATCACTCATCATTATTTACATGATACCAGCTGCTGGCACTGCAGGAGACCTGCACAAAGTGTTCTCTGTCTTCTATACTGTCCTGACACCCTTGGTCAATCctctcatctacagcctgagaaacaaggagGTCAAAGAGGCTTTGAAGAAAGCTGGAGGCAAACTGTCTGCTTTCATAAGGAGGTGA